The following coding sequences are from one Sulfitobacter sp. HNIBRBA3233 window:
- the lnt gene encoding apolipoprotein N-acyltransferase, translating into MNARRRAWARALGIAAALGGLTAFGQAPFDMPLVMFAALVGAFWFYASARSAKAATLYGWAFGAGYFAVSLHWIVSPFLVDIARHGWMAPFAVVLMAAGGGLFWALAFWAARRMSHRTWPLILTLPAAELLRGYIFTGFPWAMFSQATVDSVAGQALAWVGPYGLTLLIVAAAVAVAEPKRHVAALAGRLAVAVGAGVVLWLPPIAGPAQLTDLTWRIIQPNAAQHLKWDPDMIPVFYARQLDLTAAASTGPAPDAILWPETAIPWRLDRAGPVLEEIAAAAGGVPVMLGVQRAEGQRYFNTLVSLDSAGAVTQTYDKHHLVPFGEYVPMGGFAARFGFYGLAPQHGAGFSAGPGPRILDLGPLGRAMPLICYEAVFPRDLRAASGRAEYILHATNDAWFGRYAGPQQHLAQTRMRAIEQGLPVVRAANTGISAMIDPHGRLRAQIPLGQAGFIDAALPAPLPATLYSRTGDLPLAVFLVLSLGVGSLRLCAASGQTNPQNGD; encoded by the coding sequence ATGAATGCACGCCGACGGGCCTGGGCCCGGGCGCTGGGGATCGCGGCGGCCCTCGGCGGTCTGACGGCATTCGGTCAGGCCCCGTTCGATATGCCGCTGGTGATGTTCGCGGCGCTGGTGGGGGCCTTCTGGTTCTACGCGTCGGCGCGCAGCGCCAAGGCGGCCACGCTCTATGGCTGGGCCTTCGGGGCGGGATATTTCGCCGTTTCGCTGCATTGGATCGTTTCACCCTTTCTGGTCGATATCGCACGGCACGGATGGATGGCCCCTTTCGCGGTGGTGCTCATGGCGGCGGGGGGCGGGCTGTTCTGGGCGCTCGCCTTCTGGGCCGCGCGGCGGATGTCGCACCGCACATGGCCGCTGATCCTCACCCTGCCTGCGGCCGAACTGCTGCGTGGTTATATCTTTACCGGGTTTCCGTGGGCGATGTTCTCTCAGGCGACCGTCGATAGCGTCGCGGGGCAGGCGCTGGCATGGGTCGGTCCCTACGGGCTGACCCTTCTGATCGTTGCAGCCGCTGTCGCCGTGGCCGAACCGAAGCGACATGTCGCCGCACTTGCCGGGCGATTGGCTGTCGCGGTCGGTGCCGGGGTCGTGTTGTGGCTACCGCCGATTGCAGGCCCCGCGCAACTGACTGACCTCACATGGCGGATCATCCAGCCCAACGCGGCGCAGCATCTCAAGTGGGATCCCGATATGATCCCCGTCTTCTACGCCCGCCAACTGGACCTGACGGCGGCCGCGAGCACGGGACCGGCCCCTGACGCGATCCTCTGGCCCGAAACGGCGATCCCGTGGCGGCTCGACCGCGCCGGCCCGGTGCTGGAAGAAATCGCGGCAGCGGCAGGCGGTGTGCCGGTCATGCTCGGCGTGCAGAGGGCCGAGGGACAGAGGTATTTCAACACATTGGTCTCGCTCGACAGCGCCGGGGCCGTGACTCAAACCTACGACAAGCACCATCTGGTCCCGTTCGGTGAATACGTGCCGATGGGCGGTTTCGCTGCGCGTTTCGGCTTCTACGGTCTCGCGCCGCAACACGGGGCGGGATTTTCCGCGGGGCCGGGGCCGCGCATTCTGGATCTGGGGCCGCTGGGGCGCGCAATGCCGCTGATCTGCTACGAGGCGGTGTTTCCCCGTGATCTGCGCGCGGCTTCCGGTCGCGCCGAGTATATCCTGCACGCGACGAATGACGCGTGGTTCGGGCGCTACGCCGGGCCTCAGCAGCATCTGGCCCAGACGCGGATGCGTGCCATCGAACAGGGGCTGCCGGTGGTCCGCGCGGCCAACACCGGTATCTCCGCCATGATCGACCCGCACGGGCGGCTGCGGGCCCAGATCCCGCTGGGGCAGGCGGGGTTCATCGACGCAGCCTTGCCCGCGCCCTTGCCCGCCACGCTCTACAGCCGCACCGGCGATCTGCCTTTGGCCGTCTTTCTGGTGCTTTCGCTCGGGGTGGGCAGCCTGCGCCTGTGCGCGGCCTCCGGTCAGACAAACCCTCAGAATGGGGATTGA
- a CDS encoding PhoH family protein, with the protein MPASDAVTLPDTAAPAQVLDLPDNRLLIDLCGPYDQHLAAVEKALGIQIVRRGNQLSLHGEAGATERGAAILNALYARLEGGRSVEPADVDMILRMGNSAVDTGVRDGDQIEMPINHGIEIQTRKKRVEPRTAAQKAYVQALFEHEMAFGIGPAGTGKTYLAVAVGVSMFLSGKVDKIILSRPAVEAGEKLGFLPGTQDEKVDPYMQPLYDALNDFLPGKQLAKLREEKTIEIAPLAFMRGRTLSNAFVVLDEAQNATTMQMKMFLTRLGEGSRMVITGDRTQIDLPRGQASGLADAERLLKHIPKISFNYFTSKDVVRHPLVAAIIEAYEAEAERDTRRDG; encoded by the coding sequence TTGCCCGCATCCGACGCCGTGACCCTTCCTGATACCGCCGCCCCCGCTCAGGTCCTCGACCTGCCAGACAATCGTCTTCTGATCGACCTGTGCGGTCCCTACGACCAGCACCTTGCCGCCGTGGAAAAGGCGCTGGGCATCCAGATCGTGCGGCGTGGCAACCAGCTGAGCCTGCATGGCGAGGCCGGAGCGACCGAGCGCGGCGCCGCCATCCTCAACGCGCTTTACGCGCGTCTCGAAGGCGGGCGCAGTGTCGAGCCTGCGGATGTGGACATGATCCTGCGCATGGGCAACTCCGCCGTTGATACGGGCGTGCGCGACGGCGACCAGATCGAAATGCCGATCAACCACGGGATCGAGATCCAGACCCGCAAGAAACGGGTCGAGCCGCGCACCGCCGCGCAGAAGGCCTATGTGCAGGCGCTGTTCGAGCACGAGATGGCCTTTGGCATCGGGCCCGCGGGAACCGGCAAGACCTATCTTGCGGTTGCCGTCGGCGTGTCGATGTTTCTGTCCGGCAAGGTCGACAAGATCATCCTCAGCCGCCCCGCCGTGGAAGCGGGTGAAAAGCTCGGCTTTCTGCCCGGTACGCAGGACGAGAAGGTCGATCCCTACATGCAGCCGCTCTACGACGCGCTGAACGATTTTCTGCCGGGCAAGCAGCTTGCGAAGCTGCGCGAGGAAAAGACGATCGAGATTGCGCCACTGGCGTTCATGCGCGGGCGCACGCTGAGCAATGCCTTCGTGGTGCTGGACGAGGCGCAGAACGCGACGACCATGCAGATGAAGATGTTCCTGACCCGTCTGGGCGAGGGGTCGCGCATGGTCATCACCGGGGACCGGACCCAGATCGACCTGCCGCGCGGGCAGGCATCGGGGCTGGCGGACGCCGAACGCCTGCTGAAGCATATCCCCAAGATCAGCTTCAACTATTTTACCTCCAAGGACGTTGTGCGCCACCCGCTGGTTGCGGCAATCATCGAAGCCTACGAGGCCGAAGCCGAGCGCGACACCCGACGGGACGGGTGA
- a CDS encoding hemolysin family protein produces the protein MGDTDGSSGAAHGAQAQTSPDTTLLAQETDDSTRSGFFSRVIEALSPTDNTPDYSGVITAPDRGMTGMGNLRRMRVDDVMIPKADIVAVPVTADMDELVAVFKESGMTRLPVYDGTLDTPVGMAHLKDLALNHGFNGKPRNFNLAEMLRPLVYVPPSMTIGVLLTKMQAERRHMALVIDEYGGVDGLVTIEDLIEQVIGQIEDEHDVDEDQLWTEEKPGQYLALAKTPLADFEEMIGQSLTDHDDVDEEEIDTLGGLVFMLSGTVPARGEVVVHPDGPEFEVIDADPRRIKRLRVRLNGSV, from the coding sequence ATGGGCGACACAGACGGATCTTCTGGCGCGGCGCATGGCGCGCAGGCACAGACCTCCCCCGACACGACCTTGCTTGCGCAAGAGACCGACGACAGCACGCGCAGCGGCTTTTTCAGCCGTGTGATCGAGGCACTCAGTCCCACAGACAACACCCCTGATTATTCCGGGGTCATCACGGCGCCCGACCGGGGTATGACCGGCATGGGAAATCTGCGCCGGATGCGGGTGGATGACGTGATGATCCCGAAGGCCGATATCGTCGCCGTGCCGGTGACCGCCGACATGGACGAACTGGTCGCGGTCTTCAAGGAAAGCGGGATGACCCGTCTGCCGGTCTATGACGGAACACTCGACACGCCCGTGGGGATGGCCCACCTGAAGGATCTGGCGCTGAACCACGGCTTCAACGGCAAGCCGCGCAACTTCAACCTTGCCGAGATGCTGCGCCCGCTGGTCTATGTGCCGCCGTCGATGACAATCGGGGTTCTGCTGACCAAGATGCAGGCCGAGCGCCGCCACATGGCGCTGGTGATCGACGAATACGGTGGTGTCGACGGTCTGGTGACCATCGAGGACCTGATCGAACAGGTTATCGGCCAGATCGAGGACGAACACGACGTCGACGAAGACCAGCTCTGGACCGAGGAAAAGCCGGGGCAGTATCTTGCGCTTGCCAAAACGCCGCTCGCCGATTTCGAAGAGATGATCGGCCAGTCGCTGACCGATCACGACGACGTGGACGAGGAAGAGATCGACACCCTTGGCGGGCTTGTCTTCATGCTGTCGGGCACCGTTCCCGCGCGGGGCGAGGTGGTCGTGCATCCCGATGGCCCCGAATTCGAGGTGATCGACGCCGATCCGCGACGGATCAAGCGTCTGCGCGTGCGGCTGAACGGGTCCGTGTGA
- the ybeY gene encoding rRNA maturation RNase YbeY, giving the protein MDTLDILLEDAAWESVALPVLGARAVSATLEHMGLDPQDCEVTLMGCDDARIAELNVEFRGKAQPTNVLSWPAQPLAPVAAGAAPPLPQQGFDGMIELGDIALSFQTCQREATESGKPFADHLTHLIVHGTLHLLGYDHITDGDAALMERLEVEILGNLGVDDPYNDERLTDAAS; this is encoded by the coding sequence ATGGACACGCTCGATATCCTGCTTGAGGATGCCGCCTGGGAGAGCGTCGCGCTGCCGGTTCTCGGCGCGCGCGCCGTGTCCGCCACGCTTGAGCACATGGGGCTCGACCCGCAGGACTGCGAAGTCACGCTGATGGGCTGCGACGACGCGCGCATCGCCGAGCTGAACGTCGAGTTTCGCGGCAAGGCGCAGCCGACCAACGTGCTGAGCTGGCCCGCCCAGCCGCTTGCGCCCGTCGCGGCAGGGGCCGCTCCGCCGTTGCCGCAACAGGGGTTCGATGGCATGATCGAACTTGGCGATATCGCGCTGAGTTTCCAGACTTGTCAGCGCGAGGCGACCGAATCGGGCAAGCCCTTTGCGGACCACCTGACGCACCTTATCGTTCACGGAACACTGCATTTGTTGGGGTATGATCACATAACCGATGGCGATGCGGCGCTTATGGAGCGTCTTGAGGTCGAAATTCTTGGCAATCTGGGCGTCGATGACCCATATAATGACGAACGTTTAACGGACGCCGCCTCCTGA
- the metK gene encoding methionine adenosyltransferase: MTRQSYVFTSESVSEGHPDKVCDRISDAVLDAFLAEEPEARVAAETFATTNRVVIGGEVGLSDREKLADYMGRIEDIARACIKDIGYEQEKFHHATCEITNLLHEQSAHIAQGVNSAGDKEEGAGDQGIMFGFATKETPELMPAPIHYAHAILRRLAEVRKDGTEPTLRPDAKSQLSVRYENGRPVGVSSIVLSTQHAEERQTSADIRDIVEPYIREVLPEGWITEDTEWWVNPTGTFVIGGPDGDAGLTGRKIIVDTYGGAAPHGGGAFSGKDPTKVDRSAAYAARYLAKNVVASGMASKCSIQLSYAIGVSKPLSIYCDTYGTGQVEEDAIERAIRACMDLSPRGIREHLQLNKPIYARTAAYGHFGRAPEADGGFSWERTDLAEKLKAAV, translated from the coding sequence ATGACCCGGCAATCCTACGTGTTCACCTCGGAATCGGTTTCCGAGGGCCATCCTGACAAGGTCTGCGACCGGATCAGTGACGCCGTTCTCGATGCCTTCCTCGCCGAAGAACCGGAGGCCCGCGTGGCAGCGGAAACATTCGCGACCACCAACCGTGTTGTCATCGGCGGCGAGGTCGGTCTGTCCGACCGCGAAAAGCTGGCCGATTACATGGGCCGGATCGAGGATATCGCGCGCGCCTGCATCAAGGATATCGGCTACGAGCAGGAGAAGTTCCACCACGCCACCTGCGAGATCACCAACCTGCTGCACGAGCAATCCGCGCATATCGCGCAGGGCGTGAATTCGGCCGGCGACAAGGAGGAAGGCGCGGGCGATCAGGGCATCATGTTCGGCTTTGCCACCAAAGAAACACCTGAGCTGATGCCGGCGCCCATCCACTACGCCCACGCGATCCTGCGCCGGCTTGCCGAGGTGCGCAAGGACGGCACCGAACCGACGCTGCGCCCCGATGCGAAATCGCAGCTGTCCGTGCGCTACGAGAACGGGCGCCCGGTTGGCGTCAGCTCCATCGTGCTGTCTACCCAGCACGCCGAGGAACGCCAGACCAGCGCCGATATCCGCGATATCGTCGAACCCTATATCCGCGAAGTCCTGCCCGAGGGCTGGATCACCGAAGACACCGAATGGTGGGTCAACCCGACAGGGACCTTCGTGATCGGTGGCCCCGACGGGGACGCGGGCCTGACCGGGCGCAAGATTATCGTGGACACCTACGGTGGTGCGGCCCCGCACGGGGGCGGTGCGTTTTCGGGCAAGGATCCGACCAAGGTGGACCGCTCGGCGGCCTACGCCGCGCGCTATCTGGCCAAGAACGTGGTCGCCTCGGGCATGGCCAGCAAATGCTCGATCCAGCTCAGCTACGCGATCGGGGTCAGCAAGCCGCTGTCGATCTACTGCGATACCTACGGCACGGGCCAAGTGGAAGAGGACGCAATCGAACGCGCGATCCGCGCCTGCATGGATCTCAGCCCCCGTGGCATCCGCGAGCACCTGCAGCTGAACAAACCGATCTACGCGCGCACCGCCGCCTACGGCCATTTCGGGCGCGCGCCCGAAGCCGACGGTGGCTTCAGCTGGGAACGCACCGACCTCGCGGAAAAGCTCAAGGCCGCCGTCTGA
- a CDS encoding (d)CMP kinase translates to MSERVFTVAIDGPAAAGKGTVSKAVAAHFGFAHLDTGLLYRAVGAKVLAGQEAEAAASALVPADLEASNLRSSAVAEAASKVAAIEAVRAALVAFQRSFAERPGGAVLDGRDIGTVICPDAAAKLFVTASAEVRARRRFEELRGKGSDETFAQVLADVEARDARDMARAHAPLRPADDAVLIDTSDMTIEQAVAAAIDAIGLRL, encoded by the coding sequence ATGTCTGAGCGGGTATTCACGGTTGCCATCGACGGGCCCGCAGCAGCGGGCAAGGGAACGGTATCGAAAGCCGTGGCCGCGCATTTCGGTTTCGCCCATCTTGATACCGGTCTTCTGTACCGCGCCGTGGGCGCGAAAGTTCTTGCCGGTCAGGAGGCAGAGGCCGCTGCATCCGCTCTGGTTCCCGCTGATCTGGAAGCCTCGAACCTGCGAAGCTCGGCGGTTGCCGAGGCCGCAAGCAAGGTTGCCGCAATCGAAGCGGTGCGCGCCGCACTGGTCGCCTTCCAGCGCAGTTTTGCGGAGCGTCCGGGCGGCGCGGTGCTGGACGGGCGCGATATCGGCACTGTGATCTGTCCTGACGCGGCGGCCAAGCTGTTCGTGACCGCCAGTGCCGAGGTCCGCGCGCGCAGGCGGTTCGAGGAACTGCGCGGCAAGGGCAGCGACGAGACTTTTGCGCAGGTGCTTGCGGATGTCGAAGCCCGCGACGCGCGCGACATGGCCCGCGCCCACGCACCCTTGCGCCCGGCGGATGACGCCGTGTTGATCGACACCTCCGATATGACGATAGAACAGGCGGTCGCCGCTGCCATCGACGCGATCGGCCTGCGCCTCTAG
- a CDS encoding ZIP family metal transporter, with product MLITLLILATTLALVLGAVWGLYGPFPAHVEGFMVALAGGALIVSVVAELLEPAARDAPLWIVLSGFAAGAGVFTLVDIWLDRHADGSSGKGLLAAVVLDGIPENLALGVVLVSSDAKGVLALAASIFLSNLPEAAGGAREMTGKGHSRLKVLGLWSLTAMVLSASALAGYALLSPAQITLIAVVQSFAAGAVVSSLATEVFPTAYREDHKATGFAVALGVALAFGLHQFGG from the coding sequence ATGCTGATCACTCTGCTCATCCTTGCGACGACCCTTGCGCTTGTACTCGGCGCGGTCTGGGGGCTCTACGGCCCCTTTCCCGCCCACGTCGAGGGGTTCATGGTGGCGCTGGCGGGCGGTGCGTTGATCGTATCCGTCGTGGCAGAACTGCTCGAGCCTGCCGCGCGGGACGCACCGCTGTGGATCGTGCTGTCGGGATTTGCCGCGGGCGCGGGTGTATTCACCTTGGTGGACATCTGGCTTGACCGGCATGCGGATGGGTCATCCGGCAAGGGGCTGCTGGCCGCTGTCGTTCTCGACGGCATTCCCGAAAACCTCGCCCTCGGTGTCGTGCTGGTCAGCAGCGACGCCAAGGGCGTGCTGGCTCTGGCGGCGTCCATCTTCCTGTCCAACCTTCCCGAAGCGGCGGGCGGCGCGCGGGAAATGACCGGCAAGGGTCACAGCCGTCTCAAGGTGCTGGGGCTGTGGTCGCTCACCGCGATGGTGCTAAGCGCTTCCGCGCTTGCGGGCTACGCGCTTCTGTCACCGGCGCAGATCACGCTGATCGCTGTTGTGCAAAGCTTTGCGGCTGGTGCCGTGGTTTCTTCGCTGGCTACAGAGGTGTTTCCCACTGCCTACCGCGAGGACCACAAGGCGACAGGTTTCGCGGTTGCGCTGGGGGTGGCACTGGCCTTCGGCCTGCACCAGTTCGGTGGCTAG
- a CDS encoding glycosyl transferase, translating to MKKQIICINWGTKYGAPYINRLYAMCARNITGPFTFNCYTDSSDGVRPEVICRDLPPSDIVMPKSKGIWPKSRLWNPTLEGLEGPVLFLDLDLVITGSLDGFFDFGDPDDVILARNPTTPFEKLGQTSIFRFPVGKLAPLLEMFRADPQGIADEYVFEQRFVTRNAPGGVKFWPKPWVRHFRTQCIPLFPLNYFIAPKLPSDARVVIFPATPNPPDALEGRWVPEEGDRSRGEHILRAIRGPRHFKKRFRHLRRFLLPTPWIAEHWRE from the coding sequence ATGAAAAAGCAGATTATCTGCATCAACTGGGGCACGAAATACGGCGCGCCGTATATCAACAGGCTCTATGCGATGTGCGCGCGCAACATCACCGGCCCGTTCACTTTCAACTGCTACACCGACAGCAGCGATGGCGTGCGGCCAGAGGTGATCTGCCGCGATCTGCCGCCCAGCGATATCGTGATGCCGAAATCCAAGGGGATTTGGCCCAAGTCGCGGTTGTGGAACCCGACCCTCGAGGGTCTGGAAGGGCCTGTGCTGTTTCTCGATCTCGATCTGGTCATAACCGGCAGCCTGGACGGGTTTTTCGACTTCGGGGATCCGGACGACGTGATCCTCGCCCGCAACCCTACGACCCCGTTCGAGAAACTGGGGCAGACGTCGATCTTCCGGTTTCCGGTAGGCAAGCTTGCGCCGCTGCTGGAGATGTTTCGCGCCGATCCGCAGGGGATCGCGGACGAATATGTGTTCGAGCAGCGGTTCGTGACGCGCAACGCACCCGGCGGGGTCAAATTCTGGCCGAAACCGTGGGTGCGCCATTTCAGGACCCAGTGCATTCCGCTGTTCCCGCTCAATTATTTCATCGCCCCGAAACTGCCGAGCGACGCGCGCGTGGTGATCTTTCCGGCGACCCCGAATCCGCCCGATGCCCTGGAAGGGCGCTGGGTGCCCGAAGAAGGCGACCGCAGCCGGGGCGAGCATATCCTGCGGGCCATCCGCGGTCCGCGCCATTTCAAGAAACGCTTCCGGCACCTGCGCCGGTTCCTGCTACCGACGCCCTGGATCGCGGAGCACTGGCGCGAGTGA
- the trmB gene encoding tRNA (guanine(46)-N(7))-methyltransferase TrmB codes for MSTPQRPRRNFYGRLKGHNLKQSQETYLSEDLSALSPGAVDWDSNPDRRPLDLQEMWGGRECWLEIGFGGGEHMVHQAQGNPDVGIIGCEPYINGVAMLLGKIRKAGVDNIRVHPGDARDLFDVLPEASIARAFLLYPDPWPKARHHRRRFVTPEHLAPLNRVMKQGAILRIATDIEDYVRQTLEQVPRHGFEWLAERPADWRTPWEDWQSTRYEMKALREGRTPHYLTFRKA; via the coding sequence ATGAGCACACCGCAAAGACCCCGCCGTAATTTTTACGGCCGCCTCAAGGGCCACAATCTCAAGCAGTCGCAAGAGACCTACCTGTCAGAGGATTTATCCGCCCTTTCCCCCGGAGCGGTGGATTGGGATTCAAACCCGGACCGCAGGCCGCTGGACCTGCAAGAGATGTGGGGCGGGCGTGAGTGCTGGCTCGAAATCGGCTTTGGCGGGGGCGAGCATATGGTCCATCAGGCGCAGGGCAACCCTGACGTCGGGATCATCGGCTGTGAACCCTATATCAACGGCGTGGCCATGCTGCTGGGCAAGATCCGCAAGGCGGGTGTCGACAATATCCGCGTGCATCCCGGCGACGCGCGCGATCTGTTCGATGTGCTCCCCGAAGCGTCGATCGCGCGGGCCTTCCTGCTCTACCCGGATCCATGGCCCAAGGCCCGTCACCACCGGCGCCGTTTCGTCACGCCCGAACATCTCGCGCCGCTCAACCGCGTGATGAAACAAGGCGCGATCCTGCGCATCGCCACCGATATCGAGGATTACGTCCGGCAAACGCTTGAGCAGGTACCGCGCCATGGCTTCGAATGGCTGGCAGAGCGTCCCGCCGACTGGCGCACCCCCTGGGAGGACTGGCAGTCCACGCGCTACGAGATGAAGGCGCTGCGCGAGGGCCGCACGCCGCATTACCTGACCTTCCGCAAGGCCTAG
- a CDS encoding response regulator, giving the protein MSLFQTPSPTPRQAAEGLPDIARVLVVEDQRFDRMRILRMCRALDLRTELTEASTLAGMVQQLGRQRFDLVLLDYHLPDGTGLQGVEMIREDFINRHAATVMITGTTETRIAGEALKLGFSDYVTKEELSARTLRRAMISALQKSGLVTGLESTGTAMRETHATLHRFSRECAGEIKPIVSRMMRQLREIKHGPPEASRSRVEELEASCDRLWSFLEDLQNFGDVAARPSVRPRSQAPRPPSPFTRRMN; this is encoded by the coding sequence ATGAGCCTGTTCCAGACCCCGAGCCCGACACCGCGACAGGCCGCCGAAGGCCTGCCCGATATAGCCCGCGTGCTGGTCGTGGAGGACCAGCGCTTTGACCGGATGCGTATCCTGCGCATGTGCCGCGCGCTGGATCTCAGGACCGAATTGACCGAGGCATCGACCCTTGCGGGAATGGTGCAACAACTGGGCAGACAGCGCTTTGATCTGGTGCTGCTGGATTACCACCTTCCCGACGGGACCGGCCTGCAAGGTGTGGAAATGATCCGCGAGGATTTCATCAATCGCCATGCGGCGACCGTGATGATCACCGGCACCACCGAAACACGGATCGCGGGCGAAGCGTTGAAACTGGGGTTCAGTGACTACGTGACCAAGGAAGAACTCTCTGCCCGGACGCTGCGCCGGGCGATGATCTCGGCGTTGCAGAAATCGGGGCTGGTCACCGGGCTTGAGAGCACGGGCACAGCCATGCGCGAAACCCACGCCACGCTGCACCGGTTTTCACGGGAGTGTGCGGGAGAGATAAAGCCCATCGTAAGCCGCATGATGCGCCAGCTGCGCGAGATCAAGCACGGCCCGCCGGAAGCCTCGCGCAGCCGTGTGGAAGAGCTGGAGGCGTCTTGCGACCGGCTGTGGAGCTTCCTTGAGGATCTGCAAAACTTCGGAGACGTCGCCGCGCGACCATCCGTGCGTCCCCGGTCGCAAGCGCCGCGCCCGCCGTCTCCTTTCACGCGCCGGATGAACTGA
- the aroA gene encoding 3-phosphoshikimate 1-carboxyvinyltransferase gives MSGHGDPIPMKSSACGPLSGTANVPGDKSISHRSLILGAMCVGETTITGLLEGQDVLDTAQAMRDFGAEVTDHGGGRWSVQGVGVGGFAEPSTVIDCGNSGTGVRLIMGAMATQPITATFSGDASLNGRPMARVTDPLALFGCQAVGRSGGRLPMTLVGARDPQPVRYDVPVPSAQVKSAVLLAGLNAPGQTVVVEREATRDHTERMLAGFGAEISVRDTDAGREITLTGQPELTPQHIEVPRDPSSAAFPVCAALVVPGSDVLVPGIGLNPTRAGLFTTLREMGADLTYENEREEGGEPVADLRARFSPDMKGIEVPPERAASMIDEYPVLSVVAAFATGQTVMRGVKELRVKESDRIEAMAQGLRANGITVEDGPDWWTVTGAGHGAVPGGGLCRSFLDHRIAMSFLILGMAANAPVRVDDGGPIATSFPIFEPLMAALGADITRDV, from the coding sequence ATGTCAGGTCACGGTGATCCGATTCCAATGAAATCATCGGCCTGCGGTCCGTTGTCCGGCACGGCGAATGTGCCGGGGGACAAGTCGATCTCGCACCGGTCGCTGATCCTGGGTGCGATGTGCGTCGGGGAAACGACGATCACCGGTCTTCTTGAAGGACAGGATGTTCTGGATACCGCGCAGGCGATGCGCGATTTCGGGGCCGAGGTGACAGACCACGGCGGCGGGCGCTGGTCGGTACAGGGCGTCGGTGTCGGCGGCTTTGCCGAACCTTCGACGGTAATCGATTGCGGCAACTCCGGCACCGGCGTGCGGTTGATCATGGGGGCGATGGCCACCCAGCCGATCACGGCGACATTTTCGGGGGATGCCAGCCTGAATGGCCGGCCCATGGCGCGGGTGACCGATCCGCTGGCCCTGTTCGGCTGTCAGGCCGTGGGACGCAGCGGCGGCAGGTTGCCGATGACGCTGGTGGGCGCACGCGACCCGCAGCCCGTCCGCTACGACGTGCCGGTGCCTTCGGCGCAGGTCAAATCCGCCGTTTTGCTGGCGGGGCTGAACGCGCCCGGCCAGACCGTTGTGGTCGAGCGTGAGGCGACCCGCGACCATACCGAACGGATGCTGGCGGGGTTCGGGGCAGAGATTTCCGTGCGCGACACCGACGCGGGGCGCGAGATCACCCTGACCGGCCAGCCGGAACTGACCCCACAGCACATTGAGGTGCCGCGCGATCCGTCTTCGGCGGCGTTTCCGGTCTGTGCGGCGCTTGTCGTGCCCGGATCGGATGTGCTGGTCCCCGGGATCGGGCTGAACCCCACGCGAGCCGGTCTTTTCACGACGCTGCGCGAGATGGGCGCCGACCTGACCTATGAGAACGAGCGCGAGGAAGGCGGCGAACCCGTGGCAGACCTGCGCGCGCGGTTTTCCCCCGACATGAAGGGGATCGAGGTGCCCCCCGAAAGGGCAGCGTCGATGATCGACGAATACCCCGTCCTGAGCGTGGTTGCGGCCTTCGCGACAGGACAGACCGTCATGCGCGGCGTCAAGGAGCTGCGCGTCAAGGAAAGCGACCGGATCGAAGCGATGGCGCAGGGTCTGCGGGCGAACGGGATCACCGTAGAGGACGGGCCGGACTGGTGGACAGTGACCGGCGCGGGCCACGGCGCCGTGCCGGGGGGCGGTTTGTGCCGAAGTTTTCTGGACCACCGCATCGCCATGTCGTTCCTGATCCTCGGGATGGCGGCGAATGCGCCGGTGCGGGTTGACGATGGCGGACCGATCGCGACCTCCTTCCCGATTTTCGAGCCGCTGATGGCGGCTCTTGGCGCGGATATCACGCGCGATGTCTGA